A single Kribbella aluminosa DNA region contains:
- a CDS encoding F0F1 ATP synthase subunit gamma: MPANLRELRDRKASVTTIKKLTRAMELIAASRIVKAQQRAAAAGPYARELTRAVSAVATFSNVDHPLTTEKENPRRAAVLLITSDRGQAGAYSANVIREGERLQQMLREDEKEIVSFVSGRKGIAYYTFRQRQVAQSWGGDSDNPSFARAREIADALIEAFLTPTEEGGVDEIHIVFTRFVSMLTQRADVIRLLPLEVVEGEEAPTADDVLPLYEFEPSAEEVLDGLLPKYVASRIHWCMLQAAASELANRQRAMKSATDNAQDLIEKLTRDLNQARQAQITQEISEIVGGASALADANAGSE, encoded by the coding sequence GTGCCAGCCAACCTGCGGGAGCTACGCGATCGGAAGGCTTCGGTCACGACGATCAAGAAGCTCACCCGCGCGATGGAGCTGATCGCGGCGTCCCGGATCGTCAAGGCGCAGCAACGCGCCGCGGCGGCCGGTCCGTACGCGCGTGAGCTCACCCGTGCCGTGTCGGCGGTGGCGACGTTCTCGAACGTCGACCACCCGCTGACCACCGAGAAGGAGAACCCGCGGCGCGCCGCGGTACTGCTGATCACCTCGGACCGCGGCCAGGCCGGTGCCTACTCGGCCAACGTGATCCGCGAGGGCGAGCGGCTGCAGCAGATGCTCCGCGAGGACGAGAAGGAGATCGTCTCGTTCGTCAGCGGCCGGAAGGGCATCGCGTACTACACCTTCCGTCAGCGTCAGGTCGCGCAGTCGTGGGGCGGTGACTCCGACAACCCGAGCTTCGCCCGGGCCCGGGAGATCGCCGACGCGCTGATCGAGGCGTTCCTGACCCCGACCGAGGAGGGCGGCGTGGACGAGATCCACATCGTCTTCACCCGGTTCGTGTCGATGCTCACCCAGCGCGCCGACGTCATCCGGCTGCTGCCGCTGGAGGTCGTCGAGGGCGAGGAGGCCCCGACCGCCGACGACGTGCTGCCGCTGTACGAGTTCGAGCCGTCCGCCGAGGAGGTGCTCGACGGGTTGCTGCCGAAGTACGTCGCCAGCCGGATCCACTGGTGCATGCTGCAGGCCGCGGCGTCGGAGCTGGCCAACCGGCAGCGTGCGATGAAGTCCGCGACGGACAACGCGCAGGACCTGATCGAGAAGCTGACGCGGGACCTGAACCAGGCCCGCCAGGCGCAAATTACCCAGGAAATCAGCGAGATCGTCGGTGGCGCGAGTGCGCTCGCCGACGCGAACGCCGGGAGCGAGTGA
- a CDS encoding alpha/beta hydrolase yields the protein MLLSRIGRQVLLATALVLTPLAPAQAAPSPTPATTVQAAPRGAEVVAVKQVADRLTDLTVRSQALGGRTVNVRLLTPDGWNPADRSQHWPTFWLLHGCCGDYTSWSGTDIAKIPSLHKVLVVMPEAGWNGWYSDWWNYGAGGDPAWETFHTVELTHLLEHGWGASSNRVVAGLSMGGQGALLYAARHPGMFRAVAAYSGSAHPLLNDESVNRIMGFFAGQGNDPLRVWGDPVAQRSIWQAHDPYYLAHRLKSLPVYLSCGDGTAGPFDPPGKTDSLEADFNRQNHTLAAQLEQAGAHHLTTNFYGPGTHAWSYWQRELHASLPILLQALNVH from the coding sequence GTGCTTCTGTCCCGTATCGGCCGGCAAGTCCTACTCGCCACAGCACTCGTCCTCACACCCCTGGCCCCCGCCCAGGCCGCTCCCTCACCAACCCCGGCGACCACTGTCCAGGCAGCACCCCGCGGCGCCGAAGTCGTCGCGGTCAAACAGGTTGCGGACCGCCTGACCGACCTGACCGTCCGCTCTCAGGCACTCGGCGGCCGCACCGTCAACGTCCGCCTGCTCACGCCGGACGGGTGGAACCCCGCCGATCGCAGTCAGCACTGGCCGACGTTCTGGTTGCTGCACGGCTGCTGCGGCGACTACACGTCCTGGTCCGGCACCGACATCGCGAAGATCCCGAGCCTGCACAAGGTTCTCGTCGTGATGCCCGAAGCCGGCTGGAACGGCTGGTACAGCGACTGGTGGAACTACGGCGCCGGCGGCGACCCGGCCTGGGAGACCTTCCACACCGTCGAACTCACGCACCTCCTCGAACACGGCTGGGGCGCGAGCTCGAACCGCGTCGTGGCCGGCCTCTCGATGGGCGGCCAGGGAGCCCTGCTGTACGCCGCCCGGCACCCCGGCATGTTCCGCGCGGTCGCGGCGTACTCCGGCTCCGCGCATCCACTGCTGAACGACGAGTCGGTCAACCGGATCATGGGCTTCTTCGCCGGCCAGGGCAACGACCCGCTCCGCGTCTGGGGCGACCCGGTCGCCCAACGCAGCATCTGGCAGGCTCACGACCCGTACTACCTGGCCCACCGGCTCAAGTCCCTACCGGTCTACCTCTCCTGCGGCGACGGCACCGCCGGCCCCTTCGACCCGCCCGGCAAGACCGACTCCCTCGAGGCCGACTTCAACCGCCAGAACCACACCCTCGCCGCCCAACTCGAACAGGCCGGCGCACACCACCTGACCACCAACTTCTACGGCCCCGGCACCCACGCCTGGTCCTACTGGCAACGCGAACTCCACGCCTCACTGCCGATCCTGCTCCAGGCCCTCAACGTCCACTGA
- a CDS encoding helix-turn-helix transcriptional regulator: MESWEFGRAVRRWRDRVSPGAVGLPPGSRRRATGLRREELAALAGISADYLTRLEQGRARSPSPQVVEALARALRVSDSERDLLFELAGLSAPGPDVVPSRISASVQRLLDRVADTPVAVYDATWTLLAANTPYDALMGETTAWQGLERNALWRNFVGPGTRVVHSPDAKAELLAGQVADLRRTAARYPADRQLQTLIRELTAHSPHFAGLWAHDDPEPRVEPSKRKVVDHPAVGPISLDCDVLFVATDDVRLMIYTAEPGTEDAERLALAVVLGTQQLVE, from the coding sequence GTGGAGTCGTGGGAGTTCGGCCGGGCGGTCCGTCGATGGCGTGACCGGGTCTCGCCCGGCGCGGTCGGACTGCCGCCGGGTAGCCGTCGCCGCGCGACCGGGCTACGACGGGAGGAGCTCGCCGCCCTGGCGGGTATCTCGGCCGACTACCTGACCCGGCTGGAGCAAGGCCGGGCGAGGTCTCCGTCGCCGCAGGTCGTCGAGGCGCTGGCTCGCGCACTCCGCGTCTCCGACTCCGAGCGCGACCTGCTCTTCGAGCTGGCCGGGCTCTCCGCGCCGGGCCCGGACGTCGTACCGTCGCGGATCAGCGCCAGCGTGCAGCGACTGCTCGATCGGGTGGCGGACACACCGGTGGCCGTGTACGACGCGACGTGGACGCTGCTCGCCGCGAACACGCCGTACGACGCCTTGATGGGCGAGACGACTGCGTGGCAAGGGCTCGAGCGGAACGCGCTCTGGCGCAACTTCGTCGGTCCTGGTACGCGCGTGGTTCATTCGCCCGACGCGAAGGCGGAGCTGCTGGCCGGGCAGGTCGCCGACCTGCGCCGGACCGCGGCACGCTATCCGGCGGACCGGCAGTTGCAGACGCTGATCCGCGAACTCACCGCGCACAGCCCTCATTTCGCCGGCCTTTGGGCGCACGACGACCCGGAGCCACGCGTGGAGCCGTCGAAGCGGAAGGTGGTCGACCATCCTGCCGTCGGCCCGATCAGTCTCGACTGCGACGTCCTGTTCGTGGCCACCGACGACGTGCGGCTGATGATCTACACCGCCGAGCCCGGTACCGAGGACGCGGAGCGGCTGGCCCTTGCTGTCGTCCTCGGCACGCAGCAGTTGGTTGAGTAA
- the atpD gene encoding F0F1 ATP synthase subunit beta, with protein MTATVTEKNNEAGAAGIGRVVRVIGPVVDVEFPADAMPDMYNALEVDITLGDTTQTITLEVALHVGDNIVRAISMKPTDGLVRGAEVRDTGAAISVPVGDVTKGRVWSVTGKCLNQDESEFQVTERWPIHRKAPAFDQLESKTEMLETGIKVLDLLTPYVQGGKIGLFGGAGVGKTVLIQEMIYRIAHNFGGTSVFAGVGERTREGNDLINEMEEAGVFKDTALVFGQMDEPPGTRLRVALSALTMAEYFRDVKEQDVLLFIDNIFRFTQAGSEVSTLLGRMPSAVGYQPNLADEMGVLQERITSTRGHSITSMQAIYVPADDYTDPAPATTFAHLDATTELSRDIAARGLYPAVDPLTSTSRILDPQYIGQEHYDVAVRVKQILQKNKELQDIIAILGVDELSEEDKITVARARRIEQFLSQNTYMAEKFTNVPGSTVPLKDTIESFKKITEGEYDHVAEQAFFNVGSLDDVDRKWAELQKEN; from the coding sequence ATGACTGCCACGGTTACCGAGAAGAACAACGAGGCTGGTGCTGCCGGTATCGGTCGCGTCGTCCGGGTGATCGGCCCGGTCGTCGATGTCGAGTTCCCGGCGGACGCCATGCCTGACATGTACAACGCGCTCGAGGTGGACATCACCCTGGGCGACACGACCCAGACGATCACCCTCGAGGTGGCGCTGCACGTCGGTGACAACATCGTCCGGGCGATCTCGATGAAGCCGACCGACGGCCTGGTCCGCGGCGCCGAGGTGCGGGACACCGGCGCGGCGATCTCCGTCCCGGTGGGCGACGTCACCAAGGGCCGGGTGTGGTCCGTGACCGGCAAGTGCCTGAACCAGGACGAGTCCGAGTTCCAGGTCACCGAGCGCTGGCCGATCCACCGCAAGGCGCCGGCCTTCGACCAGCTCGAGTCGAAGACCGAGATGCTGGAGACCGGTATCAAGGTCCTGGACCTGCTGACGCCGTACGTGCAGGGTGGGAAGATCGGCCTGTTCGGCGGTGCGGGTGTCGGCAAGACCGTTCTGATCCAGGAGATGATCTACCGGATCGCCCACAACTTCGGTGGTACGTCGGTGTTCGCCGGCGTCGGCGAGCGGACCCGTGAGGGCAACGACCTCATCAACGAGATGGAAGAGGCCGGCGTCTTCAAGGACACCGCGCTGGTGTTCGGCCAGATGGACGAGCCGCCGGGCACCCGGCTGCGGGTCGCGCTGTCCGCGCTGACGATGGCGGAGTACTTCCGCGACGTCAAGGAGCAGGACGTGCTGCTCTTCATCGACAACATCTTCCGGTTCACGCAGGCCGGTTCCGAGGTCTCCACGCTGCTCGGCCGGATGCCGAGCGCCGTCGGTTACCAGCCGAACCTGGCCGACGAGATGGGCGTTCTGCAGGAGCGGATCACGTCGACCCGGGGTCACTCGATCACCTCGATGCAGGCGATCTACGTGCCCGCCGACGACTACACCGACCCGGCGCCGGCCACCACGTTCGCGCACCTGGACGCGACCACCGAGCTCTCCCGTGACATCGCCGCTCGTGGTCTGTACCCGGCCGTCGACCCGCTGACCTCGACGTCGCGGATCCTCGACCCGCAGTACATCGGCCAGGAGCACTACGACGTGGCCGTCCGGGTGAAGCAGATCCTGCAGAAGAACAAGGAACTGCAGGACATCATCGCGATCCTCGGTGTCGACGAGCTCTCCGAAGAGGACAAGATCACCGTCGCGCGGGCGCGCCGGATCGAGCAGTTCCTCTCCCAGAACACCTACATGGCGGAGAAGTTCACCAACGTCCCGGGTTCGACGGTTCCGCTGAAGGACACCATCGAGTCCTTCAAGAAGATCACCGAGGGCGAGTACGACCACGTCGCCGAGCAGGCCTTCTTCAACGTCGGCTCGCTGGACGACGTCGACCGCAAGTGGGCCGAGCTGCAGAAGGAAAACTGA
- a CDS encoding F0F1 ATP synthase subunit delta — MRGASNVSLARAEQALAGVTPAEGLGSELFSIAKLLDGSGALRRALTDPARPADAKVALAGQLFGGKISAQAQEILSAAVAGRWVSGRDLGDTLDQLSVEADVAYADTRRKLDEVEDELFRLDRVVVAERVLADKLGDRGIPVEHRQELLRGLLQGKADGTTVRLAERAVDGRGRNFAASMRAYQVAAAARRNASIATVRVANDLTEAEHTRLAAALGRQYGREIQLNVIVDPNVVGGVRVDIGDEVIDGTIAARLDDAQRRIAG; from the coding sequence ATGCGCGGCGCGTCGAACGTGTCACTCGCCCGGGCCGAGCAGGCCCTGGCGGGTGTGACCCCGGCCGAGGGCCTCGGCAGCGAGCTGTTCTCGATCGCAAAGCTGCTCGACGGCAGCGGCGCGCTCCGGCGCGCGCTGACCGACCCGGCGCGGCCGGCCGACGCGAAGGTGGCGCTGGCCGGGCAGCTGTTCGGCGGCAAGATCTCCGCCCAGGCGCAGGAGATCCTGTCCGCCGCGGTGGCCGGTCGCTGGGTCAGCGGCCGGGACCTCGGTGACACCCTGGACCAGCTCAGCGTCGAGGCCGACGTGGCGTACGCCGACACCCGGCGGAAGCTGGACGAGGTCGAGGACGAGCTGTTCCGGCTGGACCGGGTGGTCGTCGCCGAGCGCGTCCTGGCCGACAAGCTGGGCGACCGGGGGATCCCGGTCGAGCACCGCCAGGAGCTGCTCCGCGGACTGCTGCAGGGCAAGGCGGACGGCACCACGGTGCGGCTCGCCGAGCGGGCCGTGGACGGCCGGGGCCGCAACTTCGCGGCCTCGATGCGGGCCTACCAGGTCGCCGCGGCGGCCCGGCGGAACGCCAGCATCGCGACCGTGCGGGTGGCCAACGACCTGACCGAGGCGGAGCACACCCGGCTCGCGGCAGCGCTCGGACGGCAGTACGGCCGGGAGATCCAGCTGAACGTCATCGTCGACCCGAACGTGGTCGGCGGCGTCCGGGTGGACATCGGCGACGAAGTGATCGACGGAACCATCGCGGCCAGGCTCGACGACGCGCAACGGCGCATCGCAGGCTGA
- a CDS encoding methyltransferase domain-containing protein → MRAVSGLEWLAAEEVVAAAMAHLADLAPGHDVLDPFCGAGTVLLEAQVLEPDARYVGVDRAQGTIAAAQANASALQREVTWRLGDARRDGGCGGGVRWWWRGGGRGLWFWSCLGIDMRT, encoded by the coding sequence GTGCGGGCTGTTTCTGGGTTGGAGTGGCTGGCTGCCGAGGAGGTTGTCGCGGCCGCGATGGCCCACCTCGCAGACCTCGCACCCGGCCACGACGTACTCGATCCGTTCTGCGGCGCGGGCACGGTGCTGCTCGAAGCACAGGTGCTCGAACCCGACGCGCGGTACGTCGGCGTCGACCGAGCCCAAGGCACCATCGCAGCAGCACAAGCAAACGCCTCTGCGCTGCAGCGGGAGGTGACTTGGCGGCTGGGGGATGCGCGGCGGGATGGCGGGTGCGGGGGCGGTGTGAGGTGGTGGTGGCGGGGCGGCGGCCGGGGATTGTGGTTCTGGAGTTGTCTCGGTATTGACATGCGCACGTAA
- a CDS encoding SDR family NAD(P)-dependent oxidoreductase, which translates to MNSQNAWIITGPTSGIGRRAALELAAHGTVVLVGRDPARLAVVEHQIEAKGGRAVPIVADFSDVGSVRRAAGEIVALGLPIAGVLNNAGIFPLERRTTPQGWDLTYATNHLGPFAFTEALVPYLPDGANVVFVCSGVEDPERRPAVVAGFRGARFISVEASARGEWKPGGSARPGLDAYATSKQGNLATVLAFAREMPRLRFNAVEPGFSPGSALARDAGPVLVFVSKYVLSPLAPMIKYWSTPKRAARMITEVLTADSDASGVYYDERGEPMRGSAQVRDPEFSARVVSETRTLLATSVNE; encoded by the coding sequence ATGAACTCGCAGAACGCATGGATCATCACCGGGCCGACGTCAGGTATCGGCCGTCGTGCCGCCCTCGAACTTGCCGCGCACGGCACGGTCGTCCTGGTCGGACGCGATCCGGCGCGGCTCGCCGTGGTCGAGCATCAGATCGAGGCGAAAGGCGGGCGCGCGGTGCCGATTGTCGCTGACTTCTCCGACGTCGGCAGCGTACGGCGCGCCGCCGGGGAGATCGTCGCACTCGGCCTGCCGATCGCCGGCGTGCTGAACAACGCCGGCATCTTCCCGCTGGAACGCCGTACGACGCCGCAGGGGTGGGACCTCACCTACGCGACCAACCACCTCGGTCCGTTCGCCTTCACCGAGGCCCTCGTGCCGTATCTGCCGGACGGTGCGAACGTGGTGTTCGTCTGCTCCGGAGTAGAGGATCCCGAACGCAGGCCCGCCGTCGTGGCCGGCTTTCGTGGCGCCCGGTTCATCTCGGTCGAGGCGAGCGCACGCGGCGAGTGGAAGCCGGGCGGCTCCGCGCGACCCGGCCTCGACGCGTACGCGACCTCGAAGCAGGGCAATCTCGCCACGGTGCTGGCGTTCGCGAGGGAGATGCCACGGCTGCGGTTCAACGCGGTCGAGCCGGGATTCAGCCCCGGCAGCGCGCTCGCCCGCGACGCCGGTCCGGTGCTGGTGTTCGTGTCGAAGTACGTGCTCTCACCGCTGGCCCCCATGATCAAGTACTGGAGCACGCCCAAGCGCGCCGCCCGGATGATCACCGAGGTACTGACCGCCGACTCCGACGCGTCGGGCGTCTACTACGACGAACGAGGCGAGCCGATGCGCGGCTCGGCCCAGGTCCGCGACCCCGAGTTCAGCGCCCGCGTAGTCAGCGAGACCCGCACCCTCCTCGCCACGTCCGTCAACGAGTAG
- a CDS encoding DUF2550 domain-containing protein — MRVVLDVVGVCLLAAVLFIVLVAFRRRWLTRDGGTFDCSLQLAQKDHGRGWALGLARYVGDDLQWFRVFSLAWWPKLVVNRRQLDGVTTRRPMGNEPLVTYAGHVIVDAKLNDRTVHFAMTEEALTGVLAWMESAPPSTQTYL; from the coding sequence ATGAGGGTAGTCCTCGATGTCGTCGGGGTCTGTCTGCTTGCCGCCGTACTGTTCATCGTGCTTGTCGCGTTCCGCCGTCGCTGGTTGACCAGAGACGGCGGAACTTTTGATTGCAGCCTGCAACTCGCCCAGAAGGACCACGGCCGCGGCTGGGCCCTCGGCCTGGCCCGCTACGTCGGCGACGACCTGCAGTGGTTCCGGGTCTTCAGCCTCGCCTGGTGGCCCAAGCTGGTCGTCAACCGCCGCCAGCTCGACGGCGTCACCACCCGCCGCCCGATGGGCAACGAGCCTCTGGTCACGTACGCCGGCCACGTCATCGTCGACGCGAAACTGAACGACCGCACCGTCCACTTCGCGATGACCGAAGAGGCCCTGACCGGCGTCCTCGCCTGGATGGAATCCGCCCCACCCAGCACCCAGACCTACCTGTGA
- the atpE gene encoding ATP synthase F0 subunit C, which produces MVSNIALAITGNIAVLGYGLAAIGPGVGVGLIFAAVINGTARQPEAQNKLQSIAWIGFGVTEVLAIIGIALAFVFKAGA; this is translated from the coding sequence ATGGTGAGCAACATCGCTCTCGCAATCACCGGCAACATCGCCGTCCTGGGCTACGGCCTCGCCGCGATCGGCCCGGGCGTCGGCGTCGGCCTGATCTTCGCCGCGGTGATCAACGGCACCGCGCGGCAGCCGGAGGCCCAGAACAAGCTGCAGTCGATCGCCTGGATCGGCTTCGGCGTCACCGAGGTTCTGGCCATCATCGGTATCGCCCTCGCCTTCGTGTTCAAGGCCGGCGCCTGA
- a CDS encoding F0F1 ATP synthase subunit B: MTTLVLPLAAAAGEDVNPLLPHTAEIIFGFVFLVLLAIAFAKVVVPKFEKAYADRTAAIEGGMNEAKRAQAEAKAALEKYNAQLAEARQEAAKIREDAREQGAVIIAEMREQASAEAERIVTHARAQIDAERAQAVTSLRSEVGTMATTLAGRIVGESLEDEARQRRTVERFLAELEESESARQAVGTDS, from the coding sequence ATGACGACGTTGGTGCTACCGCTCGCGGCGGCCGCAGGCGAGGATGTGAACCCGCTGCTGCCGCACACCGCCGAGATCATCTTCGGCTTCGTCTTCCTGGTTCTGCTGGCCATCGCCTTCGCCAAGGTCGTCGTACCGAAGTTCGAGAAGGCGTACGCCGATCGGACCGCGGCGATCGAAGGCGGGATGAACGAGGCCAAGCGGGCCCAGGCCGAGGCGAAGGCGGCTTTGGAGAAGTACAACGCGCAGCTGGCCGAGGCCCGGCAGGAAGCTGCGAAGATCCGCGAGGACGCCCGCGAGCAGGGTGCGGTGATCATCGCGGAGATGCGTGAGCAGGCGAGCGCCGAGGCTGAGCGGATCGTCACGCACGCGCGGGCCCAGATCGACGCGGAGCGGGCGCAGGCGGTGACCTCGCTGCGTTCCGAGGTCGGCACCATGGCGACCACGCTGGCCGGCCGGATCGTCGGTGAGTCGCTCGAGGACGAGGCCCGGCAGCGCCGGACCGTCGAGCGCTTCCTGGCCGAGCTGGAAGAGTCGGAGTCCGCTCGTCAGGCTGTCGGAACGGACAGCTGA
- a CDS encoding F0F1 ATP synthase subunit epsilon, whose protein sequence is MADHLEVALVAAERTVWQGQAKIVIARTTDGDVGILPGHAPLLGLLQGGTVQVRTVDGEYFVAAAPDGFISVANDRVSILAENAEMGHDIDLEEARRDLEQALAAGLDTDEDTDEVRLAEARVRAAEQTS, encoded by the coding sequence ATGGCTGACCACTTGGAGGTGGCGCTGGTCGCCGCCGAGCGGACGGTCTGGCAGGGGCAGGCGAAGATCGTCATCGCCCGGACCACGGACGGTGACGTCGGGATCCTGCCCGGCCACGCGCCGCTGCTGGGCCTGCTGCAGGGCGGCACCGTCCAGGTGCGGACCGTCGACGGCGAGTACTTCGTCGCGGCCGCGCCGGACGGCTTCATCTCGGTGGCGAACGACCGGGTCTCGATCCTGGCCGAGAACGCCGAGATGGGTCACGACATCGATCTCGAAGAGGCCCGCCGGGACCTCGAGCAGGCGCTGGCCGCCGGTCTCGACACCGACGAGGACACCGACGAGGTACGACTCGCCGAGGCCAGGGTTCGGGCCGCCGAGCAGACGTCCTGA
- the atpA gene encoding F0F1 ATP synthase subunit alpha, whose amino-acid sequence MAELTIRPEEIRDALDRFVTEYQPAETAAEEVGTVVDAGDGIAHVEGLPSVMTNELLEFENGTRGIALNLDVRQIGVVILGEYDGIEEGQQVRRTGQVLSVPVGEGYLGRVVDPLGKPIDGLGEIQGIDGNRALEIQAAGVMDRQEVRQPLQTGIKAIDGMIPIGRGQRELIIGDRKTGKTAIAIDTIINQKANWASGDPDKQVRCIYVAIGQKGSTIAAVRGALEEAGAMEYTTIVASPASDPAGFKYVAPYTGSSIGQHWMYQGKHVLIVFDDLTKQAEAYRAMSLLLRRPPGREAYPGDVFYLHSRLLERCAKLSNELGAGSMTGLPIIETKANDVSAFIPTNVISITDGQIFLQSDLFNANIRPAIDVGISVSRVGGAAQVKGMKNVSGTLKIDLAQFRAMEAFAMFASDLDATSRRQLDRGQRLVQLLRQPQYSPYPVEDQIVSIWAGTNGHFDDVPVNDVLRFERDFLDYLRRESKVLDAIRESGLFGDDEAQAVTDALKSFKPTFQTSEGTLLGTEAAAEAMDEADVDQEQIVKQKRG is encoded by the coding sequence ATGGCTGAGCTCACGATCAGGCCGGAGGAGATCCGGGACGCCCTGGATCGGTTCGTCACCGAGTACCAACCGGCCGAAACCGCCGCCGAGGAGGTCGGCACCGTCGTCGACGCGGGTGACGGTATCGCCCACGTCGAGGGCCTGCCCTCGGTGATGACCAACGAGCTGCTCGAGTTCGAGAACGGCACCCGCGGTATCGCGCTGAACCTGGACGTCCGCCAGATCGGTGTCGTGATCCTCGGTGAGTACGACGGGATCGAGGAGGGCCAGCAGGTCCGCCGGACCGGTCAGGTGCTGTCGGTGCCGGTCGGCGAGGGCTACCTCGGCCGCGTCGTCGACCCGCTCGGCAAGCCGATCGACGGCCTGGGCGAGATCCAGGGCATCGACGGCAACCGGGCGCTCGAGATCCAGGCCGCCGGCGTCATGGACCGCCAGGAGGTCCGGCAGCCGCTGCAGACCGGCATCAAGGCGATCGACGGCATGATCCCGATCGGCCGCGGCCAGCGCGAGCTGATCATCGGCGACCGCAAGACCGGCAAGACCGCGATCGCGATCGACACGATCATCAACCAGAAGGCGAACTGGGCGTCCGGCGACCCGGACAAGCAGGTCCGCTGCATCTACGTCGCGATCGGCCAGAAGGGCTCGACGATCGCCGCCGTCCGCGGCGCGCTCGAAGAGGCCGGCGCGATGGAGTACACCACCATCGTCGCCTCCCCGGCGTCCGACCCGGCCGGCTTCAAGTACGTCGCGCCGTACACCGGATCCTCGATCGGCCAGCACTGGATGTACCAGGGCAAGCACGTGCTGATCGTCTTCGACGACCTCACCAAGCAGGCCGAGGCGTACCGCGCGATGTCGCTGCTGCTGCGCCGCCCGCCGGGCCGCGAGGCGTACCCGGGTGACGTCTTCTACCTGCACAGCCGGCTGCTCGAGCGTTGCGCGAAGCTGTCCAACGAGCTCGGCGCCGGCTCGATGACGGGTCTGCCGATCATCGAGACCAAGGCGAACGACGTCTCGGCGTTCATCCCGACCAACGTCATCTCGATCACCGACGGCCAGATCTTCCTGCAGTCCGACCTGTTCAACGCGAACATCCGGCCCGCCATCGACGTCGGTATCTCGGTGTCCCGGGTCGGCGGCGCCGCGCAGGTCAAGGGCATGAAGAACGTGTCCGGCACGCTGAAGATCGACCTCGCGCAGTTCCGCGCGATGGAGGCGTTCGCGATGTTCGCGTCCGACCTGGACGCCACCTCGCGGCGGCAGCTGGACCGTGGCCAGCGGCTCGTGCAGCTGCTCCGCCAGCCGCAGTACTCGCCGTACCCGGTCGAGGACCAGATCGTCTCGATCTGGGCCGGCACCAACGGGCACTTCGACGACGTACCGGTGAACGACGTACTGCGCTTCGAGCGGGACTTCCTGGACTACCTGCGCCGGGAGAGCAAGGTGCTGGACGCGATCCGCGAGTCCGGGCTGTTCGGCGACGACGAGGCACAGGCCGTGACCGACGCGCTGAAGTCCTTCAAGCCGACCTTCCAGACCTCCGAGGGCACGCTGCTCGGCACCGAGGCCGCGGCCGAGGCGATGGACGAGGCGGACGTCGACCAGGAGCAGATCGTCAAGCAGAAGCGGGGCTGA